A window from Candidatus Gracilibacteria bacterium encodes these proteins:
- a CDS encoding MgtC/SapB family protein: protein MSEKILFLQNLGLALLLGSLIGIERERNHNEVDGHQFGGIRTLSLISVFGYLVFMFFSDSIIFPVVTAGFLLLLVASYVMSSYIARDTGATTEIAGLFTYFIGVLMAMGETLIATVICLVVVTLLYFKQTLHAFAHKIAKEELYDALKFVAIAFVVLPLLPNMAYGPLEVLNPYQIWLMVVLISTISFVSYIAIKIVGPKRGIGISGFLGGLISSTAVSMSLSVLSKKSSKIVNPFVFAIVLASSAMFFRVLITVGVLHRALLEGLAVPLGLMGILGLLFAAYFWSKKDSGAVKEVSIEALHLESPFRLWPAVQFGLLFAGLLFISKFAAGVLGTQGVYLTAFLSGIFDVDAITVSMVNLHKTGALTDLTATTAILLAVVTNTLSKAGIVLFFGSKQVGWRVLTSLVLVSIFGFATLLFFVPEFYGLIAF from the coding sequence ATGTCTGAAAAGATTCTATTCCTGCAGAACCTGGGCCTCGCGCTTCTTTTGGGCAGTCTTATTGGAATTGAGCGGGAGCGCAATCACAATGAAGTGGATGGGCATCAGTTTGGAGGGATTCGAACCCTTTCCCTCATCAGTGTCTTTGGGTATTTGGTGTTTATGTTTTTTTCCGATTCCATTATTTTTCCGGTGGTCACGGCCGGATTTTTGCTTTTGCTCGTGGCTTCCTATGTGATGTCTTCTTATATTGCTAGAGATACCGGGGCCACCACGGAAATTGCGGGGCTTTTCACTTATTTTATTGGAGTTTTGATGGCAATGGGGGAGACCTTGATTGCCACTGTTATTTGTTTGGTGGTGGTTACTCTTTTGTACTTTAAGCAGACCCTCCATGCATTTGCTCATAAGATTGCAAAAGAGGAGCTTTATGATGCACTTAAGTTCGTGGCCATTGCTTTTGTGGTGCTGCCCTTGCTCCCCAATATGGCGTATGGACCTTTGGAAGTGCTGAATCCTTATCAAATTTGGCTCATGGTGGTTCTGATCTCCACCATTTCCTTTGTCAGCTATATCGCCATTAAGATTGTGGGGCCAAAGCGGGGGATTGGGATCAGTGGCTTTTTGGGAGGACTCATCTCTTCCACGGCGGTTTCTATGAGCCTTTCGGTTTTGAGTAAAAAGAGCAGCAAAATCGTGAATCCTTTTGTCTTCGCCATTGTTTTGGCGTCTTCCGCCATGTTTTTCCGTGTGCTCATTACCGTTGGGGTGCTGCACAGGGCTCTTTTGGAGGGTTTGGCGGTCCCATTGGGGCTCATGGGAATTTTGGGACTCCTGTTTGCCGCTTATTTTTGGAGCAAAAAGGACTCCGGAGCGGTCAAGGAGGTCTCTATTGAGGCACTCCATTTAGAAAGTCCTTTTCGACTCTGGCCTGCGGTTCAATTTGGACTGCTTTTTGCCGGACTTCTTTTTATCTCTAAATTCGCGGCGGGCGTTTTGGGCACACAAGGGGTTTACCTCACCGCTTTTCTATCTGGAATTTTTGATGTGGATGCCATTACGGTTTCCATGGTGAATTTGCATAAAACCGGAGCGCTTACGGATCTCACGGCCACTACGGCCATTCTTTTGGCGGTGGTCACCAACACGCTTTCCAAGGCTGGTATTGTCTTGTTTTTTGGATCCAAACAAGTGGGATGGCGGGTGCTCACTTCTTTAGTGTTGGTTTCCATTTTTGGCTTCGCCACTTTACTTTTTTTCGTTCCTGAATTCTATGGTCTTATTGCATTCTAA
- a CDS encoding thioredoxin family protein, translating to MVLLHSNAIPLGSAAPSFHLMGIDGAEHSLEGYRDKKVLVIIFMCNHCPFVQEIWEDLVALEKRMPEEVQFLGINSNANPNYPEDSFEKMKEYARAKAQEFPYLYDENQGVAKLYDAQCTPDIFVYNAAQQLAYHGAFSGLEAAVQDLLKGKEPAAAQTHSMGCSIKWA from the coding sequence ATGGTCTTATTGCATTCTAATGCCATTCCTTTGGGCTCCGCTGCTCCATCTTTTCATTTAATGGGGATTGATGGTGCCGAGCACTCCTTGGAAGGCTATCGAGATAAAAAAGTTTTGGTCATTATTTTTATGTGCAACCATTGCCCTTTCGTCCAGGAGATTTGGGAGGACTTGGTGGCGCTTGAGAAACGGATGCCGGAGGAGGTGCAGTTTTTGGGAATCAACTCCAATGCAAATCCCAATTATCCCGAAGATTCTTTCGAAAAAATGAAAGAATATGCCCGGGCCAAGGCTCAAGAGTTTCCTTACCTTTATGATGAGAATCAGGGGGTGGCCAAACTTTATGATGCGCAATGCACCCCTGATATTTTTGTGTACAATGCTGCTCAACAATTGGCGTATCACGGGGCTTTTTCTGGTTTGGAGGCGGCTGTTCAGGATCTTCTTAAAGGAAAAGAGCCTGCAGCGGCGCAGACTCATTCCATGGGGTGTTCTATTAAGTGGGCTTAG
- a CDS encoding sigma factor-like helix-turn-helix DNA-binding protein — MVNTNFTFDSKLSPQQIKLRELVRSLLIVLSDKEKYIIKSRFALDTKKKQTLEEIGDHFGVTRERVRQIEKTALRKLERNAQNTNIKILTEFSKALLDKEGGIARDSYFKELLMRILPNVGEQEIQDLHLALNLDSDISFEPNTLKFHPYWRLSTFSDEKVRKVTSSAVKTLQKTKHVLSIDKLAEKINESLKLNLPENTIANILRASKDCKFTENGIGLFTWRHIHPRTLKDKIFFILHHEKKPLHFEKIAELIQTGKFDSKRVNVQAVHNELIRNDNFILIGRGIYALKDWGYKTGTVADVVSEILLDGVPRSREEITKAVLDQRHVKTITIYLNLKNKNQFSRVGRDKYTLAKFTQA, encoded by the coding sequence ATGGTTAACACCAACTTTACCTTCGATAGCAAGCTGAGTCCGCAACAGATTAAGCTGCGAGAGTTGGTGAGAAGTCTGCTGATTGTACTTTCCGATAAGGAAAAGTACATCATTAAAAGTCGTTTTGCGCTGGACACCAAGAAGAAACAGACGCTGGAAGAGATTGGGGATCACTTTGGAGTAACAAGAGAACGGGTGCGACAAATCGAGAAAACGGCACTCCGAAAGCTGGAGAGAAACGCGCAAAACACCAACATCAAAATTCTAACCGAGTTCAGCAAAGCTCTTCTGGACAAAGAAGGGGGCATCGCGAGAGACAGTTACTTTAAAGAACTGCTCATGCGCATCCTCCCCAATGTGGGCGAACAAGAAATTCAAGATCTGCATTTGGCCCTCAATCTCGACTCGGACATCTCTTTTGAACCCAACACGCTCAAATTCCATCCCTACTGGCGTTTAAGCACCTTCAGCGATGAAAAAGTAAGAAAAGTAACAAGCTCCGCGGTCAAGACTCTGCAAAAAACCAAGCATGTGCTCTCCATCGACAAACTTGCGGAGAAAATAAACGAATCCCTAAAGCTCAACTTACCGGAAAACACCATTGCAAACATCCTTCGCGCCTCCAAAGACTGCAAGTTTACGGAAAACGGGATTGGACTGTTCACATGGAGACACATCCACCCTCGAACCTTGAAGGACAAAATTTTCTTCATTTTGCATCACGAAAAGAAGCCGCTACATTTCGAGAAAATTGCCGAGCTCATTCAAACCGGAAAGTTCGATAGCAAACGCGTGAATGTTCAGGCCGTGCACAATGAACTCATTCGAAACGACAACTTCATCCTCATCGGCCGTGGAATTTATGCTCTCAAAGATTGGGGATATAAAACAGGAACGGTTGCCGATGTAGTGAGTGAAATTTTATTGGATGGCGTGCCACGAAGCCGAGAAGAAATCACCAAAGCGGTACTCGACCAACGACATGTGAAGACCATCACCATCTACTTGAACCTCAAGAACAAGAACCAATTCTCCCGTGTGGGTCGCGACAAATACACCCTCGCCAAGTTCACACAAGCCTAA
- a CDS encoding helix-turn-helix domain-containing protein, which translates to MSTQLNLILNDIGLNEKEVKIYLALLELHEALPGVVSKKAGVKRPTTYVILEQLQKKGLVSHFKRKNITYFRAVNPKQILEEQKRKLSRLESALPELTNLHEKYTVTPQLSLFEGRDGLIQIMEDTLTTSTELLCWANPQIVMGLLEDYYPSYIKKKVEKQIFLKGIFCYDEIGMKFKGKGEEELREVYLIPKEKFPFKNEINIYDDKVAIISHQDGVGVIIQNKNIADTQRAIFNLGFEYARLLERDLLSPEDKRYLGL; encoded by the coding sequence ATGTCAACCCAGCTCAATCTTATTCTCAACGACATCGGATTAAATGAAAAGGAGGTAAAAATTTACCTCGCATTACTTGAGCTTCATGAAGCCCTACCTGGAGTCGTTTCTAAGAAGGCTGGGGTAAAACGCCCAACCACCTATGTCATTCTAGAACAATTACAAAAGAAAGGCCTAGTCAGTCACTTTAAAAGAAAAAACATCACCTATTTTAGAGCAGTTAATCCTAAACAAATTCTCGAAGAGCAAAAACGGAAATTGAGTAGACTTGAATCCGCTTTACCAGAGCTCACAAATCTACACGAAAAGTACACGGTTACTCCACAATTATCTCTATTCGAGGGAAGGGATGGTTTGATTCAAATCATGGAAGACACCCTTACAACCTCAACCGAATTACTTTGTTGGGCGAACCCTCAAATTGTAATGGGATTACTGGAAGACTATTACCCATCATATATTAAAAAGAAGGTTGAAAAGCAAATTTTCCTTAAAGGCATATTTTGCTACGATGAAATCGGGATGAAATTTAAGGGGAAAGGGGAAGAGGAATTGAGGGAAGTCTACTTAATACCAAAAGAAAAGTTCCCATTCAAAAATGAAATCAATATTTACGATGATAAAGTAGCAATAATTTCCCACCAAGACGGTGTAGGAGTTATTATCCAAAATAAGAACATTGCGGACACTCAAAGAGCAATTTTTAATTTAGGATTCGAATATGCAAGGCTTCTAGAGAGAGACTTGCTTTCACCTGAGGACAAGAGATATCTAGGCTTATAG
- a CDS encoding winged helix-turn-helix domain-containing protein, whose translation MHILIVTPHLLQGSTLSAALKRNNFSSLVVSPLSLSHHSHFETDGIVFPHTLIKEQWAFIEVFLKSISSRTPIIFFDSSERKHFQGKTSSSLLKQCIFMNESIALSQLPFFIHEIVQKSSPQKAMQVGQISLDRISRSVSFKEKTIELSRKEFFLLELFLLNSGRTISREYIIDYVWDKRDFVAQNTIDVYISRLRKKFAPVSQTPIIRTIPCLGYQMDLQGSLSKPMDKEDLLRTLQTMGFKEKEARVYLALLELNEALPGTLSRKTGVKRSTTYLILEQLERKGLASHIKKMGHLYFQACKPELLIEAQTKKYAKAKTELESLKTILPALSHLHQDLTATPQMSVFRGKEGLIQIMEDTLTVKDKMLLCWANTDLAVNTLLSDYHPSYLKKKIKRKIWSKCLFLNDETGIKLQNRSQKELREVRFIPKDLYYFENEINIYDDKMSIISHKDMLGVIIQNEAIANTQRTIFRFAFEYAKSLGKG comes from the coding sequence ATGCACATCCTCATTGTCACTCCACATTTGCTCCAAGGCTCCACGCTCAGCGCGGCCCTCAAACGAAACAATTTTTCGAGTCTCGTGGTTTCGCCACTCAGCCTCTCGCATCATTCTCACTTTGAAACCGATGGCATCGTATTCCCCCACACGCTCATCAAAGAACAATGGGCCTTCATCGAAGTATTCTTAAAATCCATTTCCAGCCGCACCCCCATTATTTTTTTCGATTCAAGTGAACGAAAGCATTTTCAGGGGAAAACTTCCAGCTCCTTGCTCAAACAATGTATTTTTATGAACGAATCCATCGCCCTATCACAATTGCCATTTTTTATACACGAAATCGTCCAAAAATCCTCTCCACAAAAAGCAATGCAGGTGGGGCAAATCAGTCTGGACCGGATTTCCAGAAGTGTTTCATTTAAAGAAAAAACCATTGAACTTTCTCGTAAAGAATTTTTTCTCCTCGAGCTCTTCCTCCTCAACTCCGGCCGCACCATCAGTCGGGAATATATTATTGATTATGTCTGGGACAAGCGGGATTTTGTGGCCCAAAACACCATCGATGTTTACATCAGCCGTCTCCGCAAAAAATTTGCTCCGGTCAGCCAAACTCCCATCATCCGTACTATTCCTTGTCTGGGCTATCAAATGGATCTACAATGATCTCTAAGTAAACCCATGGATAAAGAGGACCTCCTCAGAACCCTGCAAACAATGGGCTTTAAAGAGAAAGAAGCCCGTGTGTATTTGGCGCTTTTAGAGTTGAATGAAGCTCTCCCCGGCACCCTTTCCCGAAAAACCGGCGTCAAACGCTCCACCACTTACTTGATTTTGGAGCAGCTGGAACGAAAAGGCTTGGCCAGCCACATCAAAAAAATGGGCCATTTGTATTTCCAAGCCTGCAAACCCGAACTCCTCATCGAAGCCCAAACCAAAAAATACGCCAAAGCCAAAACCGAACTCGAATCCCTCAAAACCATCCTCCCCGCCCTCAGCCACCTCCACCAAGACCTCACCGCCACCCCCCAAATGTCCGTCTTCCGCGGCAAAGAAGGCCTCATCCAAATCATGGAAGACACCCTCACCGTAAAAGACAAAATGCTACTGTGTTGGGCGAATACAGATCTTGCCGTAAACACACTGTTGAGTGACTACCACCCAAGTTATCTCAAGAAAAAGATAAAAAGAAAAATCTGGAGCAAATGTTTGTTTTTAAACGACGAGACCGGGATAAAACTCCAAAATAGAAGTCAAAAAGAATTACGCGAAGTCCGTTTCATCCCGAAAGACCTCTATTATTTTGAGAATGAAATCAACATTTATGACGATAAAATGAGCATCATCTCGCACAAAGATATGCTGGGAGTGATTATTCAAAACGAAGCCATTGCGAATACACAACGCACTATTTTCAGATTTGCATTTGAGTACGCAAAAAGTCTAGGAAAAGGCTAA
- a CDS encoding helix-turn-helix domain-containing protein gives MFNENLTCLGLSEKEAMLYLLLLRNGPAPATLLAKRLGIKRVSLYPVLSALLERGLISFEQTKFGRKYLPHDPECLLDFLEEERAELIHRMDLAKSCILQLHEFSVWQKV, from the coding sequence ATGTTCAATGAAAATCTTACTTGTCTGGGTCTTTCGGAGAAGGAAGCGATGCTCTATTTGCTGCTTCTTAGAAATGGGCCTGCGCCCGCCACACTCTTGGCCAAACGGCTTGGAATCAAACGGGTTTCCTTGTATCCGGTTTTGTCGGCCCTTCTTGAGCGGGGTTTGATCTCTTTTGAACAAACAAAGTTTGGCCGAAAATATCTTCCCCATGATCCGGAGTGTTTGCTGGATTTTTTGGAAGAAGAAAGGGCGGAGCTGATCCATCGGATGGATTTGGCAAAAAGCTGCATCCTCCAACTTCATGAGTTTTCTGTTTGGCAAAAAGTTTAG